CCTGGGCGCGCTTGATTTCCGAATCCCAGTACGCGCCCTTCACCAGGCGGCACATCAGGCGCAGCTTGTATTTGCGGCCAATGCTGGCGATGTGCTCGATGAGTTCCAGCGCCCGGGTCTGGTAGGCCTGCATGGCCAGGCCAAAGCCGCGCCACTGGGGCTGGTGCTGGGACACCAAGGCGGCCAGGGCTTCGAACACGTCCAGCGACAGCTCCAGGCGGTCGACTTCTTCGGCATCGATGGTGAGGTTGATGTTGGCGCGGGCGGCCTGCTCGCACAGGCTCCACACACGCGGCACCAGCTCGGCCAGCACGCGCTCGCGCTGGGTCCATTCGTAGCGCGGGTGCAGCGCACTGAGCTTGATGGAAATACCATCGTTTTTCTCGGTAGCGCCCGTCTTATCGGCACGGGTAGCTATCGCTTCAATAGCATTCTTGTAGCTTTGCAGGTAGTTCAGCGCGTCGGCGTCGGTGCGGGCGCCCTCGCCCAGCATGTCGTAGCTGTAGGTGAGCTGGGGTTGTTTTTTGCGGGCAGACGCAGCCTCGTCCATGGCGTCGCCAATCGTCTGGCCCAGCACGAACTGGCGGCCCAGGAGCTGCACGGCACGCACGGTGGCGGCCACTACGGTCTTGGCACCCAGCTTGGTGAGCAGGCCCTGGGGGGCTTCGGCTTCGGGCAGAAATTTCTTCGACAGGGCGATGGCGCTGCTGGACAGCTTGGCCAGGGTGGACCGGCCCAGGACCGATGCGGCACCGGTTTCGTCCATGCCGTCAAAGTCGGCACGGCCCAGTTGGTCGGCGGTGAGGGCAATCGCCGTTTCGGCATCGGGCACGCGCAGCAGGGCTTCGGCCAGGCGCATCAGGGCCAGGCCCTCGGCGCTGGAGATGGGGTATTCGCGCAGCAGGCTTTCCATGGCCCAGAACGGCGGCGGGTTGTCGCGCACAGCCTGCACCCAAGGCCGCGCGGGGGCGCTGGCCACACCCCAATCCAGCGCGCCCGACAGGGCGGCGAGACGGTGGGCAACGGTTTCGGACTCGGAGCGGTAAGGGCTGGGCAAACGCATGGTGGATTTCCTGGTGGGTAACTGCAATAACCGCTAGTTTGCCGGGTTAAAACAAAACAATCTCACCAAATAAATCCAACCAACTAGTGATTAATTTCGAATTTCTGGACTATCCTGAAATGATTGGAAATGCGTTGCGCAGGCCGGAAATCAGCATTTGCACCGCCATGGCCGCCAGCAGCAAGCCCATCAGGCGCTCCAGCGCAATCAGGCCGGATTTGCCGATGCGCCGCGCCAACCCGCTGGCCGACAGCAGCACCACCCACACCACCACCATGCTCAGGGTGATGGCCCCGGCCCAGCTCAGCATGCGCTCGGGCTGGCGCGAGGCCAGCAGCAGCACGGTGGCCAGGGACGACGGCCCGGCGATCATCGGGATGGCCAGCGGCACCAGCATGGGCTCGGCCTCTTGCTCGGGGCCGGAGAAACCCACGCCCATGTTCGGGAAGGCCATGCCCATGGCGATCAAAAACAAAATCACGCCGCCCGCAATTTCCAGCGAGGCATCGGTGAGGTGCATGACGTGCAGCAGGCGGTCGCCCACCAGCATGAAGACCAGCAGAATTCCTAACGCAAACAGGCACTCCCGGGTAATGACCCAGAAGCGCCGCTCTTTGGGGGTGTTGCGCAGCAAGCTGAGCACGATGGGCACGTTGCCCAGCGGGTCGGTGACGATCAGCAAGACCATCAGGGCCGACAGGAAGTCATGTTGCATCCGTCACCTGGCGCATCAGGGTGCTTTTGCCAAACAGGCTTTCCACCAGGTCCACGGCCAGTTCGGCGGTCTGGTTGCGCACGTCCAGTGCGGGGTTGAGCTCCACGATGTCCAGCGAGGCCAACAGGCCGGTGTCGGCAATCATTTCCATGCACAACTGCGCTTCACGGTAGTTGGGGCCGCCGCGCACGGTGGTGCCCACACCGGGGGCGATGTCGGGGTCGAGAAAGTCCACGTCCAGGCTGATGTGCAGGTGGGTGTTGGCATCCAGCCCGTCCAGCGCCATCTCCATGGTGTGGCGGATGCCCATTTCGTCGATGAAACGCATGTCGAAGACTTCGATGCCTTCCTCGTGCACAAAGCGCTTTTCACCGGCATCGACGCTGCGGATGCCGATCTGCACGATCTCGCGGGCGCTGATGGCGGGTACATGGCCGCCAATTTCCACCAGCTCCTGGGGGCCATGGCCACACAGGCAGGCCACCGGCATGCCGTGGATGTTGCCGCTGGGGGTGAGCGCCGCGGTGTTGAAGTCGGCATGCGCGTCCAGCCACAGCACGCGGAGTTTTTTGCCTTGCTCGCGGCAGTGGCGGGCCACGGCGCTGATGGAGCCGATGCCTAGGCAATGGTCACCACCGAGCATGATGGGCAGGCGGCCTGCGCTGAGTTCTTTGTAGACCACGTTGTGCGTCAGCTCGTTCCACTGGGCCACTTCGGGCAGGTGGCGGTAGCCGTTCACCGGGGGCAGCCAGGGGTTGGCCGGGCCGCGGATGTTGCCGCAGTCGCGCACGTCCAGCCCGGACTGCTCCAGCGCATGGGCCAGGCCCGCGACCCGCAGGGCCTCGGGGCCCATGCGCGCGCCGCGTACGCCCGCGCCAATGTCGGTGGGGACGCCAATCAGGCTCACGCCCAGGGTGGAATTGCTCATGCTGCTTGTGTGTCGGGTAGGGAAACAGGTGCCACAAAGCGCGAGGCCGTGGGTCGTACCAGACTATACAAATCTTTCGGGTCGGCGAGGTCGGGAATCAGCGCCAAACGCTGGCCCAGGCCCAACTCCAGGGCGGTGTCGCGCATGAAACGCAGGGCCGAATAATCTTCCATGGCAAAGCCGACGGAATCGAACACGGTAATTTGCGCTGCGCTGCTGCGGCCCACGGCGGTGCCGCTGAGTACTTGCCAGAGTTCGGTGACGGCAAAGTCGGCGGGCAGTTGCTGCAGGTCGCCTTCGATGCGGGTTTGCGGCTCGTATTCCACGAACACGCTGGCGGCGCGCAGTACGTCGGGGTGCAGCTCGGTCTTGCCGGGGCAGTCGCCGCCTACGCCATTGATGTGCATGCCGGGCTCGATCATTTCAGGTGTGAGGATGGTGGCGTTGGTTTTGTCGGCGGTGACGGTGGTGACGATGTCCGCACCGCGCACGGCCTGGGCGGTGCTGGTGCAAATCACCACGCGCAAACCGGTGGTGCGCAGGTTGTCGGCCAGCTTGGCGGTGGCCAGTGGGTCGGTGTCGAACAGGCGCACTTCCTCAATGCCCATCAGGTGGTGGAAGGCCAGGGCCTGGAACTCGCTTTGCGCGCCATTGCCGATCAGCGCCATGCTGCGGCTGTTGGGACGGGCCAGGGCGCGGGCAGCCACTACCGAGGTGGCGGCGGTGCGGATGGCGGTGGTCAGGGTCAGCTCGCTCAGCAGTTCGGGCACGCCGGTGGCCACGCTGGCCAGCACGCCAAACGCCATCACCGTGGGCAGGCCGTGCAGGGCGTTGTTCTTGGGGTGGCCGTTGACGTACTTGAAGGCGTAGCTCAGGTCGTCGGCAATCGGCATCAGCTCGATCACGCCGTCGGTAGAGTGGCTAGCTACGCGGGCGCACTTGTCAAACGCTTCCCAGCGCAGAAAGTCGGCCTGGATGGCATCTGCCATGCCGCGCAGGCAGGCATCCAGCCCCTTGCGTTGGACGATGGTGGCCACGTCATGGGCGCTGAGGAACGGGGTGGAGACGAGGGAGGTGGTGGTCATGGTGCAGGCCTGTGGTAGGGAATGCATCTAGTGTCGCCACCCGGCGTGTCAATGTAAATCGCCAGTTTTGCTATCTTTATGCATGAAAACTGTCGTTTCGGCAGCATCTATTGCCACAATAACCAATCACCCATGAAAAAAGCCACCCGGCGAACCGGGTGGCTTTTTAGCTTTTAAATGCAAACTGGCTTACGCCAGCGTGGATTTAGAAGGAGTGCTGAACGCCCACTGCGTAGACATCACCCTTGACCTTGGTGCCACCGGTGGGCTTTTGCTCAGCAAAAGTCGCAGCGGTGTACACAAAGGTACGCTTGGACAAGGCGTACTTGGCGCCCAGGCCGAAGCCTTGACGCTTTTCGGTGGTCGAGCCGTTCAGCTTGTCCTTGGAGTAAGCATAGCCACCCGACAGGGTCAGAGCTGCACCGACGGGTACATCAGCACCCAGTTGGAACTGGTCCGACTTGGTGTTGTCGGTAGCAACTTGGCGGTTGTAGCT
This sequence is a window from Rhodoferax sp. WC2427. Protein-coding genes within it:
- a CDS encoding ornithine cyclodeaminase, producing MTTTSLVSTPFLSAHDVATIVQRKGLDACLRGMADAIQADFLRWEAFDKCARVASHSTDGVIELMPIADDLSYAFKYVNGHPKNNALHGLPTVMAFGVLASVATGVPELLSELTLTTAIRTAATSVVAARALARPNSRSMALIGNGAQSEFQALAFHHLMGIEEVRLFDTDPLATAKLADNLRTTGLRVVICTSTAQAVRGADIVTTVTADKTNATILTPEMIEPGMHINGVGGDCPGKTELHPDVLRAASVFVEYEPQTRIEGDLQQLPADFAVTELWQVLSGTAVGRSSAAQITVFDSVGFAMEDYSALRFMRDTALELGLGQRLALIPDLADPKDLYSLVRPTASRFVAPVSLPDTQAA
- the rocF gene encoding arginase; protein product: MSNSTLGVSLIGVPTDIGAGVRGARMGPEALRVAGLAHALEQSGLDVRDCGNIRGPANPWLPPVNGYRHLPEVAQWNELTHNVVYKELSAGRLPIMLGGDHCLGIGSISAVARHCREQGKKLRVLWLDAHADFNTAALTPSGNIHGMPVACLCGHGPQELVEIGGHVPAISAREIVQIGIRSVDAGEKRFVHEEGIEVFDMRFIDEMGIRHTMEMALDGLDANTHLHISLDVDFLDPDIAPGVGTTVRGGPNYREAQLCMEMIADTGLLASLDIVELNPALDVRNQTAELAVDLVESLFGKSTLMRQVTDAT
- a CDS encoding MarC family protein, giving the protein MQHDFLSALMVLLIVTDPLGNVPIVLSLLRNTPKERRFWVITRECLFALGILLVFMLVGDRLLHVMHLTDASLEIAGGVILFLIAMGMAFPNMGVGFSGPEQEAEPMLVPLAIPMIAGPSSLATVLLLASRQPERMLSWAGAITLSMVVVWVVLLSASGLARRIGKSGLIALERLMGLLLAAMAVQMLISGLRNAFPIISG